A part of Pectobacterium cacticida genomic DNA contains:
- the wecA gene encoding UDP-N-acetylglucosamine--undecaprenyl-phosphate N-acetylglucosaminephosphotransferase, with protein sequence MQEFIVIFLSAFAALFLARKVAIRVGLVDKPNVRKKHQGHIPLVGGVSIYLALWVLYALQPDWLPNFSLYMACATALIVIGVLDDRFDLPVLPRVGLQAAVAGLMMFAGLYLQTLGHILFGYELFLGIFGYTVTLFAVWGAINAFNMVDGIDGLLGALSCVTFGALAIVFYLGGHRELAFWSTCLLVATVPYILLNLGVLWGRKFKVFMGDAGSTLIGFTVIWLLMLATQGENAVIRPVTALWFIAIPLMDMVTIMVRRIRRGYSPFKPDREHLHHILMRAGLTPHQALVVILLAAIVCSAIGVLSERVGISESIMLSVFLLVFCGYFWMISRIWRVLTWFRKATHNPGSV encoded by the coding sequence ATGCAAGAATTTATCGTGATCTTTCTCAGCGCTTTTGCCGCGCTGTTTCTGGCAAGGAAAGTCGCAATTCGCGTAGGTTTGGTTGATAAACCGAATGTACGTAAAAAGCATCAAGGCCATATTCCGCTGGTGGGGGGAGTCTCCATTTACCTCGCACTCTGGGTTCTCTACGCGTTACAGCCGGATTGGTTACCAAATTTCTCGCTTTATATGGCCTGTGCCACTGCACTTATCGTGATTGGTGTGCTGGATGACCGTTTTGATCTCCCTGTCTTACCCCGTGTGGGGTTGCAAGCAGCTGTCGCCGGTCTGATGATGTTCGCGGGGCTATACTTACAAACATTAGGACACATCCTGTTTGGCTATGAGTTATTTCTCGGTATCTTTGGCTACACGGTAACCCTGTTTGCTGTCTGGGGCGCAATCAATGCGTTCAATATGGTTGATGGCATTGATGGGTTGCTCGGCGCGCTGTCCTGTGTGACGTTCGGCGCGCTCGCTATCGTATTTTATCTTGGCGGTCATCGTGAGTTAGCGTTTTGGAGTACGTGCCTGCTTGTGGCGACCGTACCCTACATCCTGCTGAATTTAGGGGTCTTATGGGGGCGGAAATTTAAAGTCTTCATGGGGGATGCTGGCAGCACGTTAATTGGTTTTACCGTAATATGGTTGCTGATGCTGGCCACGCAAGGGGAAAACGCGGTAATTCGTCCGGTCACGGCGCTCTGGTTTATTGCTATTCCGCTTATGGATATGGTAACAATCATGGTTCGCCGCATTCGACGCGGCTATAGTCCATTTAAACCCGATCGTGAACATTTGCACCACATCTTAATGCGTGCAGGCCTGACGCCCCATCAGGCGCTGGTGGTGATCCTGCTTGCGGCGATAGTCTGTTCAGCAATCGGTGTGCTCAGCGAGCGTGTTGGCATTTCTGAGTCTATTATGTTGAGCGTATTTCTTTTGGTTTTCTGTGGTTATTTCTGGATGATTAGCCGAATATGGCGGGTATTAACCTGGTTTCGTAAAGCGACGCACAACCCAGGCTCTGTGTAA